A genomic window from Chlorobium phaeobacteroides DSM 266 includes:
- a CDS encoding polyprenol monophosphomannose synthase, with protein sequence MQQKLKKKGDICDLPNEKYEAPVALVIIPTYNEADNIEKLLVAIFKMYPSSVDVLVIDDNSPDGTADIVREVQAYERKLHLVTRAGKLGLGTAYLKGFAYALDHGYRFIIEMDADYSHDPEMIRTLLEKMAEADLVLGSRYLNNTVNVINWPLRRLILSKAASIYTRYVSGLPVSDPTSGFKCFKREVLETLDLKKVHSEGYSFQIEMNYRVWKKGFAIVEVPIVFTDRTVGKSKMTRKNIREAIWIVWLLKLKTILRML encoded by the coding sequence ATGCAACAAAAGTTGAAAAAAAAGGGAGATATATGCGATTTGCCCAATGAGAAGTATGAGGCCCCCGTCGCCCTTGTGATTATCCCGACCTATAACGAGGCTGATAATATCGAAAAACTGCTCGTGGCGATATTTAAAATGTATCCCTCTTCAGTTGATGTTTTGGTTATCGATGATAACTCACCCGATGGGACGGCGGATATTGTAAGAGAGGTTCAAGCTTATGAGCGTAAGCTGCATCTGGTAACGCGCGCAGGAAAACTTGGGTTGGGGACAGCCTACCTTAAAGGGTTTGCGTATGCTCTTGATCATGGATATCGTTTTATTATTGAGATGGATGCCGATTATTCTCACGATCCTGAAATGATTCGGACACTTCTTGAAAAAATGGCCGAAGCGGATTTGGTTCTCGGATCAAGATATCTCAATAATACGGTTAACGTTATTAACTGGCCGCTGAGGAGATTGATTTTATCGAAAGCAGCAAGTATTTACACAAGATATGTGTCAGGGCTTCCTGTTTCCGATCCGACAAGCGGCTTCAAGTGTTTCAAAAGAGAGGTGCTTGAGACGCTGGATCTTAAAAAAGTTCATTCCGAAGGCTATTCATTTCAGATAGAGATGAATTACAGAGTCTGGAAAAAAGGTTTCGCCATTGTTGAAGTGCCGATAGTGTTTACAGACAGGACGGTAGGTAAATCAAAAATGACGCGTAAGAATATTCGTGAAGCCATATGGATTGTTTGGCTGCTGAAGCTCAAGACCATTTTGCGGATGCTGTAA
- the fusA gene encoding elongation factor G: protein MQSIQPDQLRNIVITGHAGAGKTILCESLALAMGVTNRLGSIDDGTTLSDYSAEEVQRKHSLNTSVIHGFWNDKKINIIDTPGLLDFQGDVKSAMRVADTVLITVNAANGVEVGTDATWDYTKEYHKPTMFVLSRLDADRTNFNNTLEELRDHFGHLVTPIQFPAEEGLGHHILIDVLMMKQLEFSPDRPGNMTISTIPDLYLKRAEEMHQQLVEAVAETDEELMNRYFEVGNLTEEELRTGIKSALLTRTFFPVFCTSPLHLIGTERLLNIIVNLCPSPIERGPEHALCSLDDTERLLQPDPDGPTIAFIFKTMSEPRVGEISYLRVYSGHLETGHELIDVQTGQPEKIGQVYTIIGQKKTPVEKLLAGDIGMVVKLKDAHTNDTLADKGSNCRISPILFPVPVLASAIIPVTQGDEEKISAGLHHLHEEDPSFTIMHDVEFNQTILKTFGETHLEIIISRLQNKFNVTVEIAPIKIPYRETIRVTSTAQGKYKKQSGGRGQYGDVWVRLEPKERDSGFEFSSEVVGGVVPTRYIPAVEKGLRESIEAGVLAGYPVVDMKAIVYDGSFHPVDSSEFAFKIAASMAFKAAFDKAKPLLLEPFYELNVFAPEQYTGEIVGEISSKRGKILGMDTDARFQIVKALIPQAALTSFHHALIRLTQSRARYTYKFNHYEEAPPEIVKQVTSEKSVA from the coding sequence ATGCAATCCATTCAACCGGATCAATTGAGAAACATCGTCATCACTGGTCATGCCGGAGCAGGCAAGACTATCCTCTGCGAATCGCTTGCCCTTGCCATGGGAGTAACGAACCGTCTCGGCAGCATTGATGACGGAACAACGCTTTCCGACTATTCAGCCGAAGAGGTACAAAGAAAGCACAGCTTAAACACAAGTGTTATTCATGGATTCTGGAATGATAAAAAAATAAATATCATCGACACCCCGGGACTGCTTGATTTTCAGGGCGATGTCAAATCCGCAATGCGTGTAGCTGATACCGTGTTAATCACGGTAAACGCGGCGAATGGTGTCGAGGTCGGAACAGATGCCACCTGGGATTATACGAAAGAGTACCACAAACCGACCATGTTTGTCCTTTCCAGACTCGATGCCGACAGAACAAACTTCAATAATACTCTTGAGGAGCTCAGGGATCATTTCGGCCACCTCGTCACGCCCATACAGTTTCCTGCTGAAGAGGGTCTGGGTCATCACATCCTTATTGACGTTCTCATGATGAAGCAACTCGAATTCAGTCCTGACAGGCCCGGAAATATGACTATTTCGACTATTCCGGATCTCTATCTTAAACGCGCAGAGGAGATGCATCAGCAACTTGTAGAGGCCGTCGCTGAAACTGATGAGGAGTTGATGAACCGGTACTTTGAAGTTGGCAACCTGACAGAAGAGGAACTCCGAACGGGCATCAAATCCGCACTGCTGACAAGAACATTCTTTCCCGTTTTCTGTACCTCGCCGCTTCACCTTATTGGAACAGAACGACTGCTGAATATCATTGTCAATCTCTGCCCGTCACCGATCGAGCGAGGTCCTGAGCATGCGCTCTGCTCTCTTGACGATACCGAAAGACTTCTGCAACCTGATCCTGATGGACCTACCATTGCCTTTATTTTCAAAACCATGTCGGAACCAAGAGTAGGCGAGATATCATATCTTCGCGTCTATTCAGGTCATCTTGAAACCGGGCATGAACTGATAGACGTTCAGACCGGACAACCTGAAAAAATAGGTCAGGTCTATACCATAATCGGCCAGAAAAAAACACCTGTTGAAAAACTTCTCGCCGGAGATATCGGAATGGTGGTCAAACTCAAGGATGCACATACCAACGATACCCTTGCCGATAAAGGGAGCAACTGCCGCATCAGCCCTATACTCTTCCCCGTTCCGGTACTTGCTTCAGCTATTATTCCCGTTACGCAGGGTGACGAAGAAAAAATTTCCGCAGGTCTTCATCATCTTCATGAGGAGGATCCGAGCTTCACCATCATGCATGATGTGGAATTCAACCAGACAATACTTAAAACCTTCGGTGAAACGCACCTTGAAATTATCATCAGCAGACTGCAGAACAAGTTCAACGTGACTGTCGAAATTGCGCCCATAAAAATCCCTTATCGCGAAACCATAAGAGTAACTTCAACAGCGCAGGGTAAATACAAAAAACAGTCCGGAGGCAGAGGCCAGTATGGTGATGTATGGGTACGACTTGAACCCAAAGAGAGAGACTCCGGATTTGAATTCAGCAGCGAAGTGGTTGGAGGAGTTGTGCCTACCCGATATATCCCTGCAGTAGAAAAAGGGCTGCGCGAATCAATCGAAGCCGGCGTTCTTGCTGGATACCCGGTTGTCGACATGAAAGCAATTGTTTATGACGGCTCTTTTCATCCTGTCGACAGCTCTGAGTTTGCCTTTAAAATTGCTGCAAGCATGGCATTCAAAGCAGCATTCGATAAAGCCAAACCACTGCTTCTTGAGCCATTTTATGAACTGAATGTTTTTGCCCCCGAACAATATACCGGAGAAATCGTAGGTGAAATATCAAGTAAACGGGGTAAAATTCTTGGCATGGACACTGATGCTCGCTTCCAGATTGTCAAAGCCCTCATTCCGCAGGCAGCACTGACATCATTTCATCATGCGCTAATCCGCCTGACCCAGAGTCGCGCGCGTTATACGTATAAATTCAACCATTATGAAGAAGCGCCGCCGGAGATAGTAAAACAGGTTACTTCCGAAAAATCAGTGGCATAA
- the eno gene encoding phosphopyruvate hydratase, with translation MPIIRKILARQILDSRGNPTVEVDVYTENSFGRAAVPSGASTGVHEAVELRDGDSAVYLGKGVLKAVDHVNTVINDRLKGMFVTDQEEIDMAMLALDGTPNKSRLGANALLGVSMACAKAGAEYSGLPLYRYIGGTMANTLPVPMMNVLNGGAHADNTVDFQEFMIMPVGFSSYSDALRSGAEIFHALKSLLKSKGLSTAVGDEGGFAPNLKSNEEAIELVIEAVGKAGYKIGSSTANGGLGDAQVMIALDPASSEFYDAAKQKYVFKKSSKQELSSLEMAEYWEKWASDYPIISIEDGMAEDDWDGWKILTDKIGSRVQLVGDDLFVTNTSRLALGIERGVGNSILVKVNQIGTLTETLQAIDLARRNGYTAVISHRSGETEDSTIAQIAVATNAGQIKTGSLSRSDRMAKYNELLRIEEELGLQAKYPALSAFRV, from the coding sequence ATGCCGATAATCAGGAAAATTCTTGCCAGACAGATACTGGATTCACGTGGAAATCCTACGGTTGAAGTGGATGTTTACACTGAAAATTCATTTGGGAGGGCTGCTGTACCGAGCGGAGCTTCAACAGGTGTTCATGAAGCGGTAGAACTCAGAGATGGTGATAGTGCCGTCTATCTTGGTAAGGGTGTTCTTAAGGCTGTCGATCATGTTAATACAGTTATCAACGACAGATTGAAAGGAATGTTTGTTACCGATCAGGAAGAGATTGATATGGCAATGCTTGCTTTGGATGGAACGCCGAACAAATCAAGACTTGGAGCGAATGCTCTCCTGGGCGTTTCAATGGCATGTGCCAAAGCCGGGGCGGAATACAGCGGTCTTCCTCTTTACCGCTATATCGGCGGAACGATGGCAAACACGCTTCCTGTTCCGATGATGAATGTTTTGAATGGCGGAGCTCATGCCGATAATACGGTTGATTTTCAGGAGTTTATGATTATGCCTGTTGGTTTCAGCAGTTATTCTGATGCGCTGCGGTCAGGTGCCGAAATATTCCATGCGTTAAAATCTCTTTTGAAAAGCAAAGGATTGAGTACTGCTGTTGGCGATGAAGGTGGTTTTGCGCCGAATCTGAAATCGAACGAAGAGGCAATTGAACTCGTCATTGAGGCGGTAGGAAAAGCCGGATATAAAATCGGCTCTTCCACGGCAAACGGGGGTCTTGGGGATGCACAGGTGATGATCGCTCTCGATCCCGCGAGCTCTGAATTTTATGATGCAGCGAAGCAAAAGTATGTTTTTAAAAAATCGTCAAAACAAGAGCTCTCTTCGCTTGAAATGGCCGAATACTGGGAGAAATGGGCCAGCGATTATCCGATTATATCCATTGAAGACGGTATGGCTGAAGATGACTGGGATGGCTGGAAGATATTGACAGATAAAATCGGTTCCAGAGTGCAGCTCGTTGGTGATGATCTTTTTGTTACCAATACAAGCCGACTTGCTCTTGGTATTGAGCGCGGCGTAGGAAATTCGATTTTGGTTAAAGTTAATCAGATCGGAACGCTTACAGAGACGTTGCAGGCTATTGATCTGGCCAGGCGAAATGGTTATACCGCGGTGATAAGTCATCGAAGCGGAGAAACCGAAGACAGCACGATAGCCCAGATTGCCGTGGCGACCAATGCCGGACAGATTAAAACCGGGAGCTTGTCTCGTTCAGACCGTATGGCAAAATACAATGAGCTGCTGCGTATTGAAGAGGAACTTGGCCTGCAGGCGAAGTATCCGGCTCTTTCCGCTTTTCGCGTTTAA
- a CDS encoding FtsB family cell division protein, with protein sequence MKMVNEVWAHISADPKKFFFLIALILFSVWFLFDDYGVVKRIRMEADHRLLQQKHLEAERLILNNELRIRNAYAPDSIEKAAREKYNFRKEGEILFIIRNK encoded by the coding sequence ATGAAGATGGTAAACGAGGTATGGGCGCATATCAGTGCCGATCCGAAAAAGTTTTTTTTTCTTATTGCACTGATTTTATTCAGCGTATGGTTTTTGTTTGATGATTATGGAGTCGTAAAGAGAATACGTATGGAAGCCGATCATCGTTTGCTTCAGCAGAAGCATCTGGAAGCTGAACGGCTTATTCTCAATAATGAGCTGCGTATACGGAATGCTTACGCTCCTGACAGTATCGAAAAAGCAGCAAGAGAAAAATACAATTTCAGAAAAGAGGGAGAAATCCTGTTTATTATCAGAAATAAATAG